A DNA window from Selenomonas sp. oral taxon 126 contains the following coding sequences:
- a CDS encoding GtrA family protein: MSPRLYEIARFVLVGGACFLLDYGLLYILTEYGGLHYLLSAGISFTISVLVNYWLCLVCVFRGANAQTRRAKMLFFGSSIAGLGLNQLLMWVLVDFIHIYYMIAKLIAAGIVMVWNYVLKRRAVLGN, translated from the coding sequence ATGTCACCCAGACTCTATGAAATCGCCCGCTTCGTCCTCGTCGGCGGCGCGTGCTTCCTCCTCGACTACGGCCTGCTCTACATCCTCACCGAGTACGGCGGCCTCCACTACCTCCTCTCGGCAGGCATCTCCTTCACCATCTCCGTCCTCGTCAACTACTGGCTCTGCCTCGTCTGCGTCTTTCGTGGGGCAAACGCGCAGACACGCCGCGCGAAGATGCTCTTCTTTGGCTCGAGCATCGCAGGACTCGGACTCAACCAGCTGCTCATGTGGGTACTCGTTGACTTCATCCATATCTACTACATGATCGCAAAGCTCATCGCCGCCGGCATCGTCATGGTGTGGAACTACGTTCTCAAGCGCCGTGCAGTGCTCGGCAACTGA